A region from the Oceanidesulfovibrio marinus genome encodes:
- a CDS encoding PTS sugar transporter subunit IIB, with translation MFWARVDNRLVHGQVIETWLPYTGAKTLLVCNKELAGDVLRQEIMSLAIPSNVRARFIDAEHANEFIENDARTDRSSVLALFADCRDARIAMQHGLAIKILNIGNLHYTPGSEQICPHVALSPEDAVCLRGLEKMGVELDFRCLPTEPVQVKATW, from the coding sequence ATGTTCTGGGCGCGGGTGGACAACAGACTCGTTCACGGCCAGGTCATCGAAACCTGGCTGCCGTACACCGGCGCCAAGACCCTCCTGGTCTGCAACAAGGAGCTCGCGGGCGATGTGCTGCGCCAGGAGATCATGTCCCTGGCCATCCCCTCCAACGTGCGCGCGCGGTTCATCGACGCGGAGCACGCCAACGAGTTCATCGAGAACGACGCCCGTACGGATCGCTCCTCGGTGCTGGCGTTGTTCGCCGATTGCCGCGACGCCCGCATCGCCATGCAGCACGGCCTTGCCATCAAAATCCTCAACATAGGCAACCTCCACTACACACCAGGCAGCGAACAGATCTGCCCCCACGTGGCCCTTTCCCCGGAAGACGCTGTCTGTCTACGCGGGCTGGAGAAGATGGGGGTGGAGCTCGATTTCCGCTGTCTGCCCACAGAACCGGTGCAGGTGAAAGCGACATGGTGA
- a CDS encoding PTS sugar transporter subunit IIA — MRETSTTEKVKSAKQLETPVQTGVVVVTHAHYGASLIEAAEFILGKQQWCEFVSVDGTRAVEDTRNEIQVAVSSCDQGQGVIILTDMFGGTPTNLSLSLLGAQNLEVVTGVNLPMLLKVLGSRSKEPADLALDAKAAGSQGIVVAGEILRSKVGGK, encoded by the coding sequence ATGCGGGAAACCAGCACAACGGAAAAGGTCAAGAGCGCAAAGCAGCTCGAAACGCCGGTCCAGACCGGCGTTGTCGTCGTGACCCACGCTCATTACGGGGCCAGCCTCATCGAAGCCGCGGAGTTCATCCTCGGCAAGCAGCAGTGGTGCGAGTTCGTCAGTGTGGACGGCACCCGCGCTGTGGAGGATACGCGCAACGAGATACAGGTCGCCGTCTCCAGCTGCGACCAGGGCCAGGGCGTCATCATTCTCACCGACATGTTCGGCGGCACGCCGACCAACCTGAGCCTCTCTCTTCTGGGCGCGCAGAACCTGGAGGTGGTCACGGGCGTAAACCTGCCCATGCTGCTCAAGGTTCTGGGCAGCCGCTCCAAGGAGCCGGCGGACCTCGCCCTGGACGCAAAGGCCGCAGGCAGCCAGGGCATTGTCGTGGCCGGCGAGATACTGCGCTCCAAGGTAGGCGGCAAATAG
- a CDS encoding PTS sugar transporter subunit IIC: protein MVFSGLRFTLNLGVIERPLVFGPLLGLVLGDIGDGVAVGLFFELFWLDLIPAGTYIPPNALLSVCVTLGLMRHFGLNGAGECVPALALGIPAAYAGAWLERMQRSWQDRGYNRLLAWAKGSERGSQPHVIVRYSLIQLAASNLLLVMVCMLAALSLLGVVIHLAGHALFAPLSHFSWPMLWITASVGGVLSLRVKNAYRTFAAGVVAVFLLVLLQ, encoded by the coding sequence GTGGTTTTTTCGGGGCTGCGTTTTACCCTGAACCTCGGCGTCATTGAACGTCCCCTGGTTTTCGGCCCACTTCTGGGCCTCGTCCTGGGCGACATCGGCGATGGCGTGGCCGTCGGCCTCTTTTTCGAGCTCTTCTGGCTGGACCTCATTCCGGCCGGTACCTACATTCCACCCAACGCGCTGCTCTCGGTGTGCGTCACCCTGGGCCTGATGCGCCACTTCGGCCTCAATGGGGCAGGGGAGTGCGTACCGGCTCTGGCCCTGGGCATTCCCGCGGCCTACGCCGGGGCCTGGCTGGAGCGGATGCAGCGCTCCTGGCAGGACCGCGGCTACAACCGGCTGCTGGCCTGGGCCAAGGGCTCAGAGCGCGGCAGCCAGCCCCACGTTATCGTGCGCTACTCCCTCATCCAGCTCGCAGCCTCCAATCTGCTGCTTGTCATGGTCTGCATGCTCGCTGCGCTCTCCCTGCTGGGGGTGGTCATCCACCTGGCGGGACACGCCCTCTTCGCGCCTCTTTCCCACTTCAGCTGGCCCATGCTCTGGATCACGGCCTCGGTGGGCGGGGTGCTCTCTCTGCGTGTGAAGAACGCCTACCGGACTTTCGCCGCCGGCGTGGTGGCGGTCTTTCTGCTCGTCCTGCTGCAGTAG